One window of the Mixophyes fleayi isolate aMixFle1 chromosome 6, aMixFle1.hap1, whole genome shotgun sequence genome contains the following:
- the LOC142160078 gene encoding uncharacterized protein LOC142160078 isoform X1: MGGGVYIGGHKDLYKDVMMENHQPLTSLESSKDPSALHKEELFSCDEESLKDNICTLTNHTQYIKEESESTSNDENCFNGLSSVKPQRMGKSSHIAKKVWSCLECGKSFIRKSLLLTHQRGHTRERPFSCLECGKCFIYKSNLTMHQKTHTRGIYSCSECGKCFIHKSKLVVHQIIHTGVHPYSCTECGKGFRSKADFVRHERIHTGERPYSCSECRKCFRNKSSLVVHQRSHTGEKPYCCSECGKCFKCNSELVKHQHIHTGERPYCCSECEKCFKNKSDLVKHQGIHTGIHPYSCSECGKGFHGHSDLVVHQRSHTGERPYCCSDCGKYFKCNSNLVKHRKLHSGELPYPCTECGKCFGSITNFVMHQRIHTGERPYCCSECGKCFTQNAHLINHQRRHTGEKPYCCAECGKCFTTNASLASHQRTHTREKPYCCSECGKCFIRKSSLTLHQMTHTGERPYTCSECGKCFRCKSELVKHHQIHTEERPYSCSECAKCFKCKSELVEHQRIHTEERPYSCSECGKCFKYKSILRKHQRTHTGERPYSCSKCLKGFRCKSELVKHQQIHTKERPYCSECGKSFTHKSILIRHQRTHTGEKPYWCSECGKCFKYKSILRKHQRTHTGERPYSCSECGKCFTCKPALIKHQRIHTGERPFSCSECEKCFKCKSELVEHQRIHTGERPYTCSECGKCFKGKSGLVQHLKTHTGERPYCCSECAKCFKCKSELVEHQRIHTGERPYSCSECAKCFKCKGELVRHQQIHTGERAYSCSECGKCFINNVQLHWHHMIHTGVRPYCCSECGRCFIHKSILNRHQRTHTGERPYPCSECRKCFSSKSELVTHQMIHTGERPYSCAECEKCFTCKSKLVTHQRIHTGERPYSCLECGKCFKYKSELVTHQRIHTGERPYCCSECGKCFKSKPELVRHQRIHTGERPYSCSECGKCFKFKGILTRHQRTHTGERPYSCSECGKCFAKKSGLVRHLTIHT; the protein is encoded by the coding sequence AAAGCTCTAAAGATCCATCTGCTCTTCATAAGGAAGAATTATTCTCGTGTGATGAAGAAAGTCTCAAAGACAACATTTGTACACTCACAAatcatacacaatatattaaggaggaatcagaaTCTACTTCCAATGATGAGAATTGTTTTAACGGGTTAAGCTCCGTTAAACCCCAGAGGATGGGAAAAAGCAGTCACATTGCAAAAAAGGTTTGGTCCTGCTTGGAATGTGGGAAAAGCTTTATCAGAAAATCACTCCTGCTTACTCATCAGAGAGGTCATACAAGAGAGAGACCATTTTCTTGTcttgaatgtgggaaatgttttatctaTAAATCAAATTTAACAATGCATCAGAAAACTCATACCAGAGGAATATATagctgctctgaatgtgggaaatgttttatacataagtcaaaacttgttgtacatcagatCATTCACACAGGAGTACACCCATACTCATGCACAGAGTGTGGGAAAGGATTTAGAAGTAAAGCAGATTTTGTTAGACATgaaaggattcacacaggagagagaccatattcttgctctgaatgtaggAAATGTTTTAGAAACAAATCaagtcttgttgtacatcagagaagtcatacaggagagaaaccatattgttgctctgaatgtgggaaatgttttaaatgcaattcagaacttgttaaacatcagcacattcatacaggagagagacCATATTGTTGCTCAgaatgtgagaaatgttttaaaaataagtcagatcttgttaaacatcaggggATTCACACAGGAATACacccatattcttgctctgaatgtgggaaagggTTTCATGGTCATTCCGATCTTGTTGTACATCAAAGAAGTCATACAGGAGAGAGACCATATTGTTGCTCTGAttgtggaaaatattttaaatgcaattcaaatctTGTCAAACATCGAAAACTTCATTCAGGTGAGTTACCATATCCTTgtactgaatgtgggaaatgttttggaaGTATTACAAACTTTGTTAtgcatcagagaattcatacaggagagcGACCATATTGTTGCtcagaatgtggaaaatgttttacacagaatgCACATCTTATTAATCATCAGAGACGacatacaggtgagaaaccatattGTTgtgctgaatgtgggaaatgttttacaactaATGCAAGCTTAGCttcacatcagagaactcacacgaGAGAGAAACCATATTGTTGCTCAGAATGTGGCAAATGTTTTATCCGTAAATCAAGTTTAACACTTCATCAGATGACTCATACGGGAGAAAGGCCATAtacatgctctgaatgtgggaaatgttttagatgCAAATCAGAACTTGTTAAACATCATCAAATTCATACAGAGGAGAGACcatattcatgctctgaatgtgcaaaatgttttaaatgcaaATCGGAACTTGTTGAACACCAGCGTATTCATACAGAGGAgagaccatattcttgctctgaatgtgggaaatgttttaaatataaatcaatttTAAGAAAACATCAGAGGACTCATACAGGAGAGAGACCATATTCATGCTCTAAATGTCTGAAAGGTTTTAGATGTAAATCAGAACTTGTTAAACATCAGCAAATTCACACAAAAGAGAGACCAtattgctctgaatgtggtaaatcTTTTACTCATAAATCAATTTTAATAAGACATCAGAGAAcgcatacaggagagaaaccttattggtgttctgaatgtgggaaatgttttaaatataaatcaattttaagaaaacatcagagaactcatacaggagagagaccatattcatgctctgaatgtgggaaatgttttacatgcaaACCAGCACTTATTAAACATCAGcgaattcatacaggagagagaccattttcttgctctgaatgtgagaaatgttttaaatgcaaatcggaacttgttgaacatcagcgaattcatacaggagaaagaccatatacttgctctgaatgtgggaaatgttttaaaggCAAGTCAGGTCTTGTTCAGCATTTGAAAACTCATACAGGAGAGAGACCATATTGTTGCTCTGAATgtgcaaaatgttttaaatgcaaatcggaacttgttgaacatcagcgaattcatacaggagagagaccatattcatgctctgaatgtgcaaaatgttttaaatgcaaAGGAGAACTTGTTAGACATCAGCAAATTCATACAGGGGAGAGagcatattcttgctctgaatgtgggaaatgttttataaataatgttCAACTTCATTGGCATCACatgattcacacaggagtgaGACCATAttgttgctctgaatgtgggagatgttttattcataaatcaattttaaacagacatcagagaactcatacaggaGAGAGACCATATCCTTGCTCTGAATGTAGGAAATGCTTTTCAAGTAAATCAGAACTTGTTacacatcagatgattcacacaggagagagaccatatTCTTGTGCtgaatgtgagaaatgttttacatgcaAATCTAAACTTGTTACACATCAGcgaattcatacaggagagagacCATATTCTTGCttggaatgtgggaaatgttttaaatacaAATCAGAACTTGTTACACATCAGcgaattcatacaggagagagaccatattgttgctctgaatgtggaaaatgttttaaaagcaAACCAGAACTTGTTAGACATCAGCGTattcatacaggagagagaccatattcttgctctgaatgtgggaaatgttttaaattcaaaggaattttaacaagacatcagagaactcatacaggagagagaccatattcttgctctgaatgtgggaaatgttttgctaaAAAATCAGGGCTTGTTAGACATCTGACGATTCATACATGA
- the LOC142160078 gene encoding uncharacterized protein LOC142160078 isoform X2, with product MMENHQPLTSLESSKDPSALHKEELFSCDEESLKDNICTLTNHTQYIKEESESTSNDENCFNGLSSVKPQRMGKSSHIAKKVWSCLECGKSFIRKSLLLTHQRGHTRERPFSCLECGKCFIYKSNLTMHQKTHTRGIYSCSECGKCFIHKSKLVVHQIIHTGVHPYSCTECGKGFRSKADFVRHERIHTGERPYSCSECRKCFRNKSSLVVHQRSHTGEKPYCCSECGKCFKCNSELVKHQHIHTGERPYCCSECEKCFKNKSDLVKHQGIHTGIHPYSCSECGKGFHGHSDLVVHQRSHTGERPYCCSDCGKYFKCNSNLVKHRKLHSGELPYPCTECGKCFGSITNFVMHQRIHTGERPYCCSECGKCFTQNAHLINHQRRHTGEKPYCCAECGKCFTTNASLASHQRTHTREKPYCCSECGKCFIRKSSLTLHQMTHTGERPYTCSECGKCFRCKSELVKHHQIHTEERPYSCSECAKCFKCKSELVEHQRIHTEERPYSCSECGKCFKYKSILRKHQRTHTGERPYSCSKCLKGFRCKSELVKHQQIHTKERPYCSECGKSFTHKSILIRHQRTHTGEKPYWCSECGKCFKYKSILRKHQRTHTGERPYSCSECGKCFTCKPALIKHQRIHTGERPFSCSECEKCFKCKSELVEHQRIHTGERPYTCSECGKCFKGKSGLVQHLKTHTGERPYCCSECAKCFKCKSELVEHQRIHTGERPYSCSECAKCFKCKGELVRHQQIHTGERAYSCSECGKCFINNVQLHWHHMIHTGVRPYCCSECGRCFIHKSILNRHQRTHTGERPYPCSECRKCFSSKSELVTHQMIHTGERPYSCAECEKCFTCKSKLVTHQRIHTGERPYSCLECGKCFKYKSELVTHQRIHTGERPYCCSECGKCFKSKPELVRHQRIHTGERPYSCSECGKCFKFKGILTRHQRTHTGERPYSCSECGKCFAKKSGLVRHLTIHT from the coding sequence AAAGCTCTAAAGATCCATCTGCTCTTCATAAGGAAGAATTATTCTCGTGTGATGAAGAAAGTCTCAAAGACAACATTTGTACACTCACAAatcatacacaatatattaaggaggaatcagaaTCTACTTCCAATGATGAGAATTGTTTTAACGGGTTAAGCTCCGTTAAACCCCAGAGGATGGGAAAAAGCAGTCACATTGCAAAAAAGGTTTGGTCCTGCTTGGAATGTGGGAAAAGCTTTATCAGAAAATCACTCCTGCTTACTCATCAGAGAGGTCATACAAGAGAGAGACCATTTTCTTGTcttgaatgtgggaaatgttttatctaTAAATCAAATTTAACAATGCATCAGAAAACTCATACCAGAGGAATATATagctgctctgaatgtgggaaatgttttatacataagtcaaaacttgttgtacatcagatCATTCACACAGGAGTACACCCATACTCATGCACAGAGTGTGGGAAAGGATTTAGAAGTAAAGCAGATTTTGTTAGACATgaaaggattcacacaggagagagaccatattcttgctctgaatgtaggAAATGTTTTAGAAACAAATCaagtcttgttgtacatcagagaagtcatacaggagagaaaccatattgttgctctgaatgtgggaaatgttttaaatgcaattcagaacttgttaaacatcagcacattcatacaggagagagacCATATTGTTGCTCAgaatgtgagaaatgttttaaaaataagtcagatcttgttaaacatcaggggATTCACACAGGAATACacccatattcttgctctgaatgtgggaaagggTTTCATGGTCATTCCGATCTTGTTGTACATCAAAGAAGTCATACAGGAGAGAGACCATATTGTTGCTCTGAttgtggaaaatattttaaatgcaattcaaatctTGTCAAACATCGAAAACTTCATTCAGGTGAGTTACCATATCCTTgtactgaatgtgggaaatgttttggaaGTATTACAAACTTTGTTAtgcatcagagaattcatacaggagagcGACCATATTGTTGCtcagaatgtggaaaatgttttacacagaatgCACATCTTATTAATCATCAGAGACGacatacaggtgagaaaccatattGTTgtgctgaatgtgggaaatgttttacaactaATGCAAGCTTAGCttcacatcagagaactcacacgaGAGAGAAACCATATTGTTGCTCAGAATGTGGCAAATGTTTTATCCGTAAATCAAGTTTAACACTTCATCAGATGACTCATACGGGAGAAAGGCCATAtacatgctctgaatgtgggaaatgttttagatgCAAATCAGAACTTGTTAAACATCATCAAATTCATACAGAGGAGAGACcatattcatgctctgaatgtgcaaaatgttttaaatgcaaATCGGAACTTGTTGAACACCAGCGTATTCATACAGAGGAgagaccatattcttgctctgaatgtgggaaatgttttaaatataaatcaatttTAAGAAAACATCAGAGGACTCATACAGGAGAGAGACCATATTCATGCTCTAAATGTCTGAAAGGTTTTAGATGTAAATCAGAACTTGTTAAACATCAGCAAATTCACACAAAAGAGAGACCAtattgctctgaatgtggtaaatcTTTTACTCATAAATCAATTTTAATAAGACATCAGAGAAcgcatacaggagagaaaccttattggtgttctgaatgtgggaaatgttttaaatataaatcaattttaagaaaacatcagagaactcatacaggagagagaccatattcatgctctgaatgtgggaaatgttttacatgcaaACCAGCACTTATTAAACATCAGcgaattcatacaggagagagaccattttcttgctctgaatgtgagaaatgttttaaatgcaaatcggaacttgttgaacatcagcgaattcatacaggagaaagaccatatacttgctctgaatgtgggaaatgttttaaaggCAAGTCAGGTCTTGTTCAGCATTTGAAAACTCATACAGGAGAGAGACCATATTGTTGCTCTGAATgtgcaaaatgttttaaatgcaaatcggaacttgttgaacatcagcgaattcatacaggagagagaccatattcatgctctgaatgtgcaaaatgttttaaatgcaaAGGAGAACTTGTTAGACATCAGCAAATTCATACAGGGGAGAGagcatattcttgctctgaatgtgggaaatgttttataaataatgttCAACTTCATTGGCATCACatgattcacacaggagtgaGACCATAttgttgctctgaatgtgggagatgttttattcataaatcaattttaaacagacatcagagaactcatacaggaGAGAGACCATATCCTTGCTCTGAATGTAGGAAATGCTTTTCAAGTAAATCAGAACTTGTTacacatcagatgattcacacaggagagagaccatatTCTTGTGCtgaatgtgagaaatgttttacatgcaAATCTAAACTTGTTACACATCAGcgaattcatacaggagagagacCATATTCTTGCttggaatgtgggaaatgttttaaatacaAATCAGAACTTGTTACACATCAGcgaattcatacaggagagagaccatattgttgctctgaatgtggaaaatgttttaaaagcaAACCAGAACTTGTTAGACATCAGCGTattcatacaggagagagaccatattcttgctctgaatgtgggaaatgttttaaattcaaaggaattttaacaagacatcagagaactcatacaggagagagaccatattcttgctctgaatgtgggaaatgttttgctaaAAAATCAGGGCTTGTTAGACATCTGACGATTCATACATGA